The following is a genomic window from Arvicanthis niloticus isolate mArvNil1 chromosome 10, mArvNil1.pat.X, whole genome shotgun sequence.
ATTCTGCATTTTAGAAATTAAGACCCAGAGTGGAGGAAGGTTTTCCCCAGACCCTACCACTGAAGAGTAACTCAGCACAGTGCTAGAGCTGCTGGCTGGAGTTCTCTCTCCCCATCATAGGCTACTTCTCATTAGCCAGCCAGCTGACCTTCCATCTCTTCATATCCCCTGTCTAAATGGGTTTGGTCTGAAGCGAATAGTAAAGGCCGGGGATGGCACTCAGTGGCagtgtgcttgcctggcatgtgcaaggtcctgggtttgatctccagcaatGCAACACCaagcccaaataaataaaaaaaataaataaagaaagaaataaagactgtTTCTTCTACCAAAATGAGGAGTACAGTCAGGCTTGGCAAACCTTCCACTGTGATTTTCCTAGGTGCATAACTGGATTGATGTAGCTATTAAAAGTCAGCCATACCCCTGCAATCAGACAGAGAAGCTATAATCACCCCCGGCAGTTCCGAGGGACCTTTCAAAGAACATCATTAATTCTGAATAAAGCTCTCCATTTCCAGCCCTTTCCAATTATAGACTTGACATTCCTGTTTTGTGTTAAAAGAATTCCTCTGCCATTTAATTAAACTGAAATGAATCTACTTTTAAAAGCTCATGTACTTGTCTGCTAGCCTAGTATCTGAGCTGACATAGAAAAGTGAAACAACAGCCTTTCCTATCTCATTAATTTTCACACATTTCCTGGTctgcacattgtgtgtgtgtgtgtgttgtgtgtgcacattgtatttgtgtgtatgtgcacatgggtgtgtgtgctttctatcatagtttttgaggcagggtctctctttaaACCTGCAGCTCcttgattcagctagactggcggACTGTTGAGACACTCTTTCCTCAGTCACCCATCATGAGCCAGGGCAATGTAGATATCTTTGTGTTCTTCAGTTGGTGGGGTCTTCATCCGGGCAGCAGCAACCCCAACTGGGGTGGGACTCAGTTGGTAGacgcttgcccagcatgcataaaGCTGTAGCTTTCATCTCCAGAATTAcaccaagcaggcatggtggcactgcctctgatttccacactTCTGGAGGTGAAGGGAGAAGGATCAgacgttcaaggtcatccttactTACTCAGGAAGTCCCGTGACAGTTTTCGATACCTGAGACtctgctttaaaaattaaattaaattaaaagtagtAACCAACTtgtttaaagatgagaaaaaggaGACACACAGGTATTAATGGATGTCTGGAATTGGAACTACAACCCAGTTTCTCTCTCCCAAATCTCTAGGAgacatctctgcatctctgggattGGGCTAAACAAACAAAGGGGGAAATGAGTGAAAATGGAATTGTTGCTTtaagcatacacagagagagagacaaacagagacagacagacagacacacagacagacagacggagacagatagacacacacagacagagacggacagatacacacacacagacaacacagacagacagacagacacacacacacagagagagagagagagagagagagagagagagagagagagagagagagagattgggaagCGGCTTCTAGAGTTTTAGAACCTGGTCACTGGACTGTGAAGTAGACCCTAGAGTCAACGGCAATAAAGAGTGAAAGCTACAGGAATTTCTTTACTTATATTAAAGTAACTGACATTCCACTGCAGtccaggacagtctggtctaGCAGGGATCAAGAAGTTGGCAGCTCCAGACCTGATGTGGACAGAGCCACTCGAGGATCTAAGGAATGAGGACTGctgctaagtgtgtgtgtgtgtgtgtgtgtgtgtgtgtgtgtgtgtgtgtgtgacatttattcatttgtgtgcatgtgtggtccatgtggtggtcagaggacaactctcaggGATTGAGCACAGGCTATGTCTTGCCTGCCTAAAACCAGCTAACTAGATATGACTTGATCACTATCAAGAAAGACAGGCTGGGGATGGAGCTGAGTTAGTACACTGAGTTCCTCCAGCACAGGAAACCTTAGTTCTGGTGACTATCCTTCCCCCATTGCATTCAAGGAGATTAgcaatgcatgcctgtaatcctacactTGGTTGGTGGAGACCAGGGGATTAGAAATCCAAGGTTATACTTAGCTACATAAAAAGTTGGAGTTCAATCTGGGcctcatgagaccctgtctcaaaacacacacacacacacacacacacacacacacacacacacacacacacacacacacacgagcattgGAGGCTCCAGCGCTGGTCCTCATGTACAAATGAAGTAAAACATTTTCACAGGTGCATATCCCGCAGGTGGTTCTCTAGAAATACAAGCGATAAGCCACCCCACGTGCTCCAGAGCAGATGGTCTTCTCCTCCCGCGCTCCAGATGCGacatttcccctcctcccttaCGCTCCAATATCCAAATTTCGTTCCACTCTTccattttctccatctcttcctttccatgacctcccccacacacacacaccccgccccaTCGAGAAATCCACAAACAGTCCCTGTTACCTGCGTGGTGGCCGGCAGGGGCACTACTGCCCGCCGTCTGCGACCGAAGCGAAACTTGGCGGCTTTGTATATCTTCCAGTAGACGAAGAGCACCACTGCCAGAGGCAGGTAGAAGGCTCCGCAAGTGGAGAAGACGGCATAGGAGGGCTCCTGGCTCACCTGGCAACGCTGCAGCCGAGCATCATAGGCTTCGCCCCAGCCAAAGAGCAGCGGGGCGAGCGCGATGAGCGCGGACAGTGCCCAGGTGATCGCGATCATCAGCGTAGACGCGCGGCGCCGGGTGCGCAGCGTGTACTGCAGGTGGCGCGTGATGGTCCAGTAGCGATCCAGGGCGATGGCCGCCACGTTCCAGATGCTGGCCGTGCAGCACAACACGTCGAAGGAGATCCACACGTGGCACAGACTCCTGCCCAGCTGCCAACGTCGCCCAGCCGACAACTCGCTCACTAGGCTCAGTGGCATCACCAGAGCCGCCACCAGGACGTCCGAGACCGCTGTCGAGGCCACCAAGTTATGTGGCACGCGGTGGAAGGTGCGGACGCGTAGGATAGTCACCAGAACTAGCAGATTCCACAAGAAAGTGGCAGCGATCAGCAACACCAGTAGAGTCACCACGAGCACGGTGAAGGCAGAGAAGGGCGACTCGCGGCTGGGCAAGATGAGCCCATCTGGGGTGGATCCCAAGCTCCTTGGGCTGGAACTTGGGCTGTCACTACAGCTTTCGGGTCCCGGAGGAAAGGCGATGCCAGGGGTGGCGCCTGAGAGGTTAGAGACTTCCATTGTTCAGGGACTTGGGCTCTCAGGCAGGAGATGGGCACGTGGGTGCATGGACTGTGGACAGGTGAAGAAGCAGGAGGGGCACTGCATGCGCCCAGCAAGGCAAAAAGAAGTCTAAACCGCGCCACCCTTGTCCTTTTTCCAAACTGCAGCCTCCTTTTGGCGCTTCTTTTGGCGATTTTTATGGACCGACCGTCTTTTCCAGTTGAGATTCCTTAGTCCAGCTTTGTCCAGTGCATCAATCTCTCCCAGTCCCTCTGTGGTCTTCAGGGTAACCGGCTGCAGAGGGCTGGGGACTGGTGCCTGTGCACAGGGATAGCTCAAAAGAGACCTTCCCTGGATGGTTGCTGGAACCAAGGGGCTCCTCGTGTGGGCTGAAGTGGGCGGAGGAGTTTTGGAGCCGCCACCAATAGGAACTGTAGCTGTACCAGCTATCTCCCGCCTCCGAGGGGCGGAGAGAATGCTGGCTGCGGTCGCCTCAGGAAAAGTTAACATCCTGTTGGTATTCCGTAGCTACCACCTCCGCACATCCCTCCTGTGGACTTGGTGGCTCTGTTAGACACTAAAGACATTGGGCTCCCAGCCAAAGGCATTGCGGCTTCCTGGAGCCCCGGTTTTACCTGTGTCCAGAGCAAGAGTCCCAAATATTGGAGTGTGTGAAACAGAAAGTTCTGCGCCCCAGCTGCTAGGTGCTGGGTGCTCCGTTCCAGCTACTTGGTGCCCAGCTCATAGGAAGGGTTTCTTGGACCCTGAAATTTATCCCCTAGCTTTATGCAAAGAGCTCCAGGCTGAAGAGGGACAGTTTCCAATCTGCTTGTCATCCCTAACTTCAGGTGCTCCCTCCACCCACCTCCCCCCTTTTGGTTTCTAATGGTTCTACTATCCTCTTCGTGTTTAAGGTttcattgttgaaatttttgtttcttgtggTGCTGGGGAAGAACCCGGGTGCCTTGCCCAAGATAGGCAGGCACCCCGCGGCTACTCTCATTTACCCTTGGGTAAAGGAAAAGGGCACTTAGAGGAAATTCTCTTCACCGTGCTCCAACATCCCCTTCCTATTTTCAATCtttctttaaattacttttacacttttaagtgtgtgtgtgtgtgtgtgtgtgtgtgagagagagagagagagagagagagagagagagagagagagagagagagagagagagagagagagatcatagaGATCATAGATCCtgagaaggtcagagaacaacagaaggaagtcagtcttctctatCCACGctgtggattccagggatggaactcagatctatggaattcaggtcttcaggcttggtgccAAGTGTTTTTACCCAAGTGAACCATCTTACAGGCCCGTCTCATGTATTTAAAAAGCATATCAAGTCGgatgtggtagcacacgcctttaatcttagcactcaggaggcagaggcagatgaatctctgtgagtttgaagctagcctgatctacatagccaGCTCGAGGACAGCCCGGactacagaaaaaccctgcctcaaaaacaaacaaacaaaataataaaaagcatatcaaaatatattgtaggaAAAATCCTTAAGTAAAAATAATTGACTATCCTAAAAGCACACTGAGATTACTCTGAAGCCGCAGCTGTTGGTGGGAGTCAAACagaaacttaaggaaggaagatagCATCCTTAAAGTGGGAACAAAGGTCAgacagtagagtgcttgcctaacacaTCAACCTAGTGTGCTGGTGTGTatatgcttgcaatcccagcacttggggggcgaCAGTTGaatcagaaatttaaggttgtCCTCTAATGTACATAACTGTACATAGTACTATACATA
Proteins encoded in this region:
- the LOC117716165 gene encoding 5-hydroxytryptamine receptor 5B, which codes for MEVSNLSGATPGIAFPPGPESCSDSPSSSPRSLGSTPDGLILPSRESPFSAFTVLVVTLLVLLIAATFLWNLLVLVTILRVRTFHRVPHNLVASTAVSDVLVAALVMPLSLVSELSAGRRWQLGRSLCHVWISFDVLCCTASIWNVAAIALDRYWTITRHLQYTLRTRRRASTLMIAITWALSALIALAPLLFGWGEAYDARLQRCQVSQEPSYAVFSTCGAFYLPLAVVLFVYWKIYKAAKFRFGRRRRAVVPLPATTQAKEAPQESEMVFTARCRATVTFQMSGDSWREQKEKRAAMMVGILIGVFVLCWIPFFLTELISPLCACSLPPIWKSIFLWLGYSNSFFNPLIYTAFNKNYNNAFKSLFTKQR